In one window of Romboutsia hominis DNA:
- a CDS encoding ABC transporter permease, translating to MLKYILKKVLGMIPMLLIITFIIYFLLDLTPGDPVSHLMDPESLARLSPEQLNALREAYGLNDGFVIRYFKWLIQLLQGNFGYSSSSGVAVIDIIKDTLPATLELSVAALLISTVLGSILGVIGAIKRGSIGDNVMTVAGMIGVSIPQFFFGMVTILIFALNLEWLPVGGRTAPGLESFIDRIEYLILPATVLGLSLTAGVMRYARTSMLNTMNKEYIKTARSKGIPEWRVNLVHGFRVSLTPVIVLIGFRLPTLIAGSVVIESIFQWPGVGNVFNTAIRSANYNLVMVVALMFVTMVLIASTLVDILTAVLDPRVKLEK from the coding sequence ATGCTAAAATACATATTAAAAAAAGTGCTTGGAATGATTCCAATGTTATTAATAATAACATTTATTATTTATTTTTTACTAGATTTAACTCCAGGAGACCCAGTATCTCATTTAATGGATCCAGAATCTTTAGCAAGATTATCACCAGAACAATTAAATGCACTTAGAGAAGCTTATGGTTTAAATGATGGTTTTGTAATTAGATATTTTAAATGGTTAATACAATTACTACAAGGCAATTTTGGATATAGCTCAAGTAGTGGTGTAGCAGTTATAGATATTATAAAAGATACACTACCAGCAACTTTAGAATTATCAGTTGCAGCACTTTTAATTTCTACAGTTTTAGGTAGTATCTTAGGAGTAATAGGCGCTATAAAACGTGGTTCTATAGGAGATAATGTTATGACAGTTGCAGGTATGATAGGAGTATCTATACCACAATTTTTCTTTGGTATGGTAACTATATTAATATTTGCATTAAATTTAGAATGGCTTCCAGTAGGAGGTAGAACAGCACCAGGTCTTGAAAGTTTTATTGATAGAATAGAGTATTTAATATTACCTGCTACAGTACTAGGGTTATCGCTTACAGCAGGAGTTATGCGTTATGCAAGAACTAGTATGTTAAATACTATGAATAAAGAATATATAAAAACAGCTAGAAGTAAAGGAATTCCAGAATGGAGAGTTAACTTAGTTCATGGATTTAGGGTTTCACTAACACCGGTTATAGTTTTAATAGGTTTTAGATTGCCTACACTAATAGCAGGTTCTGTAGTTATAGAGTCAATATTTCAGTGGCCAGGAGTTGGAAATGTATTTAACACTGCAATAAGATCAGCAAATTATAACTTAGTCATGGTTGTAGCACTTATGTTTGTAACTATGGTTTTAATAGCAAGTACATTAGTTGATATACTTACTGCTGTTTTAGACCCTAGAGTAAAACTTGAGAAATAG